The DNA region CGCTTCGTTGGTCTTTTGCAGACGATAGTAAATCGTCGCCAACGCAAACGGATAATCCGGACTGTCCGGAGCCAGACGCTCGGCTTCTTTAAGGTGAGTCGCCGCCGTTTCGAGGTCGTTGGCTCCCGCGGCATGGAGGCCGTAGTTGTAATGATAGCGCGGGTTATCCGGCTCCAGCTCGACCGCCTTGAGGAAAGCTGCACCGGCTTTGTTTGCCTCCAGGGCTTCCGAATAACCGAGCCCGAGAAGGAATCTGAGATAGCCATTGTCCGGCTCCACATCGGTGGCTTTCTCCAGCAGCTTGAGCGCCTCGGCGCCGCGTCCCAGTCGGCTCAGATAAACAGCCTTTGCCTGATAACCCGCCACGGATGACGGGTCCCACGCAATCACTTTGTCGTACCACTCCTCCGCTGCGGAGAACTCACCGCGCGACACCAGGATCTCCGCACGCCTCAGCGCACCGGTCGGCTGATCCGCAACGTGATTCAGGTAGCTCATCAATTCTTTCATCAACGGGGAATCGTCCGGCAACGATTGAGTGAACGCCCAACCTGCTTCCATCCGCACGGAGCGCATCGGATCCTCGACCAGCTTGCGCACCACATCCAAAGCTCCCGCCGTGCGTGCCAATCGGGCACACGCCACCCTCACCAGGTAATCCTCGTCGTCCATCGCCGCCCGAACCCGCTCAAGCACGCGCTCGTCCCTCGCCCACGGTTCCATCAGTTCCAACAAGCTCGCGCGCCACAGCGGAATCTCCTCGCCATCATAGGCCACTAGCAGCTTTTCAATCGCCACAGGATCGCCATCATACGCAAGCTGCACCGCCCGCGTACGCTCACGCTCCGGTCGCTCCATCTTGTCGCCATACCATTTGTCCACCCACTCAATCGCCCAATCCACGGACTGATCATCGTGGCACTTGTTGCACGCATTCGGAATCCCGAGCTCTTTGGTCAACAACGGATCCGGTGAGTGAAACCCGTGATCGCGACGCGGGTCATTGCCCATGTACACCGTCGAGGGCATGTGACACTCCACACACATGTTCCCCGTGCTCCCGTCTTTATGGAACGAATGCGCAGTCGGATTAATCACCGTCGCCCCATCCACGCCACCACCATGGCATTGCAAACAAAGCGCGTTGTTCTCGATTGGATACTTGATCGCCGCGGTGTGAGGGTCGTGGCAGTCCAGGCACCCCACCCCGGCGTGCCCCATTTTACTCATCTTCAAGGACGCCCATACGTAGTCCTCGTTCAAAATCTGGCCGTCCGCATAATACAGTGTCGGATGGGTTGGCAAGGTCAGGTGGTAGTGATCTCCATACTTCTTGCCCGCTTTGAACTCATCATCAAATTCACCGCGACGCGAGTGACACGATGCACAGGCATCCATCACCACATCCTCCTCACCCAGCATCGGGTCCATTCCTGGGCGGATCAAACATCCCGTGTCCGCCACAGGCGTCGTAGTATAACCGCCGTGACATTGGGTGCAGCCGATGGACATCTCATCCCAGGTCGAATGGTAGGTATCCGTCGCTACATCATAGCCCTTGTGGAAATTGGTCATATGGCAGTAGGCGCAGTTGGCATTCCAATTCATGCCCCGCCCGAGCCAATGCCCCCACTCCCCCTCGCTACGGTCGTCCTGCGGCGTGGTATCGATCCAGGTCTTCGTCTCCGGAGCCCAGGCAGTGCGGGTGGTTTGCCACCGCCCTTTGTCCGACTGCGTGAGGTATTGGATCAGCGGAGTCTCGCCGATCGCCATGTCAAAGTGCCACGTTTTGCCATCCGGTCTCAGCGGTGAACTCACATCCGCCGACGGCCGCTCCCCGGCCTTCCACTGAAATTGCCACTTCTCTCCACCCGGCACCTTGATCCCAGCCGCGGCAAATGCCTCGGCATCACGCTCCTTGCTCACCAATCGGTTCGCCAATGCATGATGCGAGTGCTTCCACTTCTCCGCATAGTCCTGATGGCACGCCAGACATTGATGGGAGATCGCACGCACCGGCTGACGCGACGCCCCAGCTTCCTTGGTATAAACCTGCTCGACCGCCAGTGGATGGCCCACCGGCTTGACTTCCTGCCTCGCAGCCTTGCTTGCCTCCTGTGCCTCGCGCGTCCCGCAATATGCCAACACCAAAACCGAGGCCCCAATCGCCAACGGCTTCCACTTCAATTGCTGAATCCAACGCGCACTCATTTTCAAAAATCTCGGTCCAGGGCAGGTCGCTTTTCGCTGGCAGGTCCATATGGCGTCCAGAACCCATCCGGCACCACCTCCTCAAAACGCTCGTAGGAGGCATCCGGCACACCGGGCAGACTGCCAACCTCAAATAACCCGTACGCGTTACCCAGCGGATCGCGTCCCTCTTTCAGCATGCGCTTGAACTTTTTCCTGATCAGCGGACGCAAATCATCAAACTCCACCTCTTTACCAACCTGCCAGTTCTTCTCGTCTGCGCCCTCCAACAACGCCCGCTCGATCTCCTCCAACTCGGTCCGCGTCTGCTGCGCCTTTTTCATCATCGGCGCCCGCATTGCTCCCGTCACCAACACCACTCCAAATCCAAACACCAACCCCAGCAGCATCAACCACTCCAGAACCGTCACCCCCTGGCGACGACTCAGAACATTCCGCTTCGGAACCATCGCTAACGAACTTGTGGACTGCTTCATCATCTCCGCACTTTTCTGGTCATCGCCGGCACCTACGCCCGGCGCGACATCAAACTAGCACTAGATGACAATTCACCGCCACAAGCAACCGCTGATCGAGTCGAATCTCGCGGCCCCTGCAATCCCGCATCACCGCTGACGGCGGCGCATGATCCACGTAAACCCACCCAGTGCGAGCAATGCCTGCAACCCAGGCTCGGGAACTTGAGTCGCGGAGCCCGCGGCATTCAAACTCAAGAACGCCATCTGATCGGCGCTCAAAACCTCATCGAAAATCGCCACATCGTCGATGTCCGCAGTGATCGCCCGCACGCCATCGCCCCAACGTGATCCGAGCTGGAACGATGTCATCGTCCCAGTCGAAAAGTTGTTAGTAGAACCCACGAACGCGCCATTCACATAGTAACTCAGCGTCGCACCATCGCCCACCACTCCCAGATGATGCCATCCGCTGCTCACATCTGTGGGCGACTGTACATTCACTCCGTCCGCTCCACCCACTCCCCACAACGCCGTGGTATTGCCTCCTGTATGCTCCAGAAATGCGATCCCATCGGCATTTCCAAACGAGAGATAATCGCGCCATGCGTCCGCATCCCCCTGCACATGCATGGAGATCGTGAAACTCGTCATCGTCACTCCCAACACATCGAAATCCGCATCCCAGAATTGAGATGCCCCTGCAAAAAAGCCTCCCCCACCGCCAAACCGCCCCGGCACTGCGGCCACGTCGGACGACTGATTCCAATCCATCACACCGGTTCCGGTGTTCTCGCCCATATCAAGTTCGTTATCGAATGTGAAGTAGGCCACCATCGCGGCGGACGCATGACTCATGGCAAACATAGCCACTACACTGGAGCTGAGAAGGATTCGCATCATCACTGTGTCGTTGGGTTGTTTTGTGAAACGCACTCCTATC from Sulfuriroseicoccus oceanibius includes:
- a CDS encoding tetratricopeptide repeat protein, with the protein product MSARWIQQLKWKPLAIGASVLVLAYCGTREAQEASKAARQEVKPVGHPLAVEQVYTKEAGASRQPVRAISHQCLACHQDYAEKWKHSHHALANRLVSKERDAEAFAAAGIKVPGGEKWQFQWKAGERPSADVSSPLRPDGKTWHFDMAIGETPLIQYLTQSDKGRWQTTRTAWAPETKTWIDTTPQDDRSEGEWGHWLGRGMNWNANCAYCHMTNFHKGYDVATDTYHSTWDEMSIGCTQCHGGYTTTPVADTGCLIRPGMDPMLGEEDVVMDACASCHSRRGEFDDEFKAGKKYGDHYHLTLPTHPTLYYADGQILNEDYVWASLKMSKMGHAGVGCLDCHDPHTAAIKYPIENNALCLQCHGGGVDGATVINPTAHSFHKDGSTGNMCVECHMPSTVYMGNDPRRDHGFHSPDPLLTKELGIPNACNKCHDDQSVDWAIEWVDKWYGDKMERPERERTRAVQLAYDGDPVAIEKLLVAYDGEEIPLWRASLLELMEPWARDERVLERVRAAMDDEDYLVRVACARLARTAGALDVVRKLVEDPMRSVRMEAGWAFTQSLPDDSPLMKELMSYLNHVADQPTGALRRAEILVSRGEFSAAEEWYDKVIAWDPSSVAGYQAKAVYLSRLGRGAEALKLLEKATDVEPDNGYLRFLLGLGYSEALEANKAGAAFLKAVELEPDNPRYHYNYGLHAAGANDLETAATHLKEAERLAPDSPDYPFALATIYYRLQKTNEAISAAERALQINPQYRPAADFLRVRYGIQK
- a CDS encoding LamG-like jellyroll fold domain-containing protein, whose protein sequence is MMRILLSSSVVAMFAMSHASAAMVAYFTFDNELDMGENTGTGVMDWNQSSDVAAVPGRFGGGGGFFAGASQFWDADFDVLGVTMTSFTISMHVQGDADAWRDYLSFGNADGIAFLEHTGGNTTALWGVGGADGVNVQSPTDVSSGWHHLGVVGDGATLSYYVNGAFVGSTNNFSTGTMTSFQLGSRWGDGVRAITADIDDVAIFDEVLSADQMAFLSLNAAGSATQVPEPGLQALLALGGFTWIMRRRQR